TCATAATCCTCATTGATTTAAATATGCCGAGAATGAATGGTATTGAGTTCCTTAAACAGATAAAAAAATATAAAAAACTTATACGTATACCCGTTATTGTAATAACAACTTCCTCTGATGAGAGAGACAAGCAACTCAGCTACAATTTTGGCGCATCAGGATATTTTATCAAACCTATAGATTATAAAAAGTTCGTAGATATTATTGAAAAAATAATTAACTATTGGAAAGCCTGTGAGCTCCCTGAGGAGGAAGTAAATGA
The window above is part of the bacterium genome. Proteins encoded here:
- a CDS encoding response regulator → MAKDSPILLVEDDTIDALTVKRALNEINARNELIVVKNGEEAIVFLLNSDNYIPFIILIDLNMPRMNGIEFLKQIKKYKKLIRIPVIVITTSSDERDKQLSYNFGASGYFIKPIDYKKFVDIIEKIINYWKACELPEEEVND